A window of the Algoriphagus halophilus genome harbors these coding sequences:
- a CDS encoding CBS domain-containing protein, whose amino-acid sequence MQAYEFINNLIPPLKLSDKSGKALSWMEEIRTDILPVVDQGNFLGLIREEMIFDQNDPETLIENIPLDNLNCWVFSDKHIYDVLRVGAEQNSNVVGVLGRDKVYMGVVTMEDSIAAFADSLSIQSQGSVLILSLYMTDYSLAEISRIIETENTKVLSSFITSDPLDDAKIKLTLKLDKPELRHIKATLERFGYKILDHYQEESGISSEEDRIGNLLRFLDI is encoded by the coding sequence ATGCAGGCCTACGAATTCATAAATAATTTAATTCCACCACTAAAACTCAGCGATAAATCTGGGAAAGCATTGTCGTGGATGGAAGAAATCCGTACTGATATTTTGCCTGTAGTAGATCAAGGAAACTTTTTGGGATTAATACGGGAGGAGATGATTTTTGATCAAAATGATCCAGAAACCCTCATTGAAAACATTCCTTTAGACAACCTAAATTGCTGGGTTTTTTCTGACAAACACATTTACGACGTCCTCAGAGTGGGTGCAGAGCAAAACAGCAATGTAGTAGGTGTTTTAGGTAGAGATAAAGTTTATATGGGAGTGGTGACGATGGAAGATTCCATTGCCGCATTTGCAGACAGTCTTTCAATACAGTCCCAAGGAAGCGTACTGATTTTATCTCTTTATATGACGGATTACAGCCTAGCAGAGATTTCAAGAATCATAGAAACAGAAAACACCAAAGTTCTCAGTTCCTTTATCACCAGTGATCCATTAGATGATGCCAAAATTAAATTGACGCTCAAATTGGACAAGCCTGAACTGAGACATATCAAAGCAACCTTAGAACGCTTTGGCTATAAAATTTTAGACCATTATCAGGAGGAAAGCGGAATTAGCAGTGAGGAAGACCGAATCGGTAACTTGCTAAGATTTTTAGATATTTGA